A DNA window from Halomicrobium mukohataei DSM 12286 contains the following coding sequences:
- a CDS encoding DUF7113 family protein, translated as MLLVHGAAGGTALTGTIYEDGEDAPEFAGSPDDDAPYVWICDEFYEVDTGGSTQTIGGEEIQIAFESPMPRGFQDREQALDAAKDHVRTQFVRLGIDADEVEITVTRESDPEHAE; from the coding sequence ATGCTTCTGGTACACGGTGCGGCCGGCGGGACGGCGCTGACGGGCACGATCTACGAGGACGGCGAGGACGCCCCGGAGTTCGCCGGCAGCCCCGACGACGACGCGCCGTACGTCTGGATCTGCGACGAGTTCTACGAAGTGGACACCGGCGGTAGCACGCAGACGATCGGTGGCGAAGAGATCCAGATCGCGTTCGAGTCGCCGATGCCGCGGGGCTTTCAGGACCGCGAGCAGGCCCTCGACGCCGCGAAAGATCACGTCCGAACCCAGTTCGTCAGGCTCGGTATCGACGCCGACGAGGTCGAGATCACGGTGACCCGGGAGTCCGACCCAGAGCACGCGGAGTGA
- a CDS encoding glycosyltransferase, which translates to MRGSKTIQKLKSVLVVYKLIWYISLGLGVFGAFTAGITNHSAGWVFFIFPMVILISFSLINSWQVMQRGVAQPAGGQFTILAGPTVFFLALILSSEIIPAQVQIPFIGKLTILVTGTQALFLSISLQGEEAPLFRRNIIPAASHLLIGLGSILLVVAALRITVTRVFQGVVLWYATGLTVLLLNTFWRNQRIDSSRFKSSSGISDDWNNILLISVVIGIISAIFIVFSSLNQPLTLEIVALARPWAFDTTLEQFAVIVVGTCAVLAFATLSAPTSAPSPVQRLNRIAITISSQALTTAILLNTLLLGLFFVVPPLLTLIFGLLIVLVTLTVILDYLRAVYISRNQTGNTPTEPVSACISSSITVVIPAYNEAGVLSETIERNIKALNRLQFLLVPAAGSTDETVEIAHQFQANYPDRIRVFEGTTGSKAGDLNRAWNRIDTPFVLLLDADEVTDMVFVSRALRTLKESPDVGIVQARKVPRQLDNWMARFVAAERRVQTWISHQFIHDVCAASHFAGSGAVLRHKVPNEIDGWSPQALTEDIDFTIRLYLQTDWQISYNSRLAVYTLPPATISNLIRQRRRWTRGWVEVTWRYTRNLIHSRQTLGWRKTAGLLWELFSTISAPLYLVSIAITIFIFGELGQSFPLLFVVSLAVFLLPARGIIFSYTAKNDIIKSVDGIQIVAVFFFAYLWMLFIWLIQLHVLYLQISGTPKKWEVTQKQIYENNSAHNLWSD; encoded by the coding sequence ATGAGGGGATCAAAAACAATACAGAAATTAAAAAGTGTTTTGGTAGTATACAAGCTAATATGGTATATTTCTCTCGGACTTGGTGTTTTTGGGGCTTTTACTGCTGGAATTACAAATCATTCTGCAGGCTGGGTGTTTTTTATTTTTCCAATGGTAATTCTCATCAGTTTCTCTCTGATTAATAGTTGGCAAGTAATGCAACGAGGTGTAGCGCAACCAGCAGGCGGGCAATTCACAATACTTGCTGGTCCAACTGTATTTTTTCTTGCGCTCATTCTGTCATCAGAGATTATACCAGCACAAGTACAAATCCCATTTATCGGCAAGCTCACTATTCTTGTTACCGGTACACAGGCGTTGTTTTTGTCGATAAGTTTGCAAGGTGAGGAAGCACCTCTCTTTCGGCGGAATATAATTCCAGCAGCCAGTCATCTGCTCATCGGTCTGGGTTCTATTCTGTTGGTTGTAGCTGCGCTTCGAATTACGGTCACGCGTGTGTTCCAAGGAGTGGTACTTTGGTACGCTACTGGATTGACTGTGTTGTTACTCAATACGTTCTGGCGAAATCAGCGAATTGATTCAAGTAGGTTCAAATCATCAAGTGGAATTTCTGATGATTGGAACAATATATTGTTAATTTCAGTTGTTATTGGTATTATTTCTGCTATATTTATTGTCTTTAGTTCATTAAACCAGCCGTTGACTCTAGAGATCGTCGCTCTGGCTCGACCATGGGCATTTGATACTACGCTCGAACAATTTGCAGTAATAGTTGTCGGGACCTGTGCAGTGCTCGCATTTGCAACACTCAGTGCTCCGACATCTGCACCTAGTCCCGTGCAGCGACTCAATCGCATAGCAATTACTATCAGCTCGCAAGCCCTCACAACCGCTATTTTGCTGAACACGCTACTGCTTGGTCTGTTCTTCGTGGTTCCACCTCTACTGACACTAATATTTGGCCTACTTATCGTGCTCGTTACACTCACAGTTATTCTGGATTATCTAAGAGCTGTATACATTAGCCGCAATCAGACTGGAAACACGCCAACTGAGCCGGTGTCAGCCTGTATTTCGTCGTCTATAACTGTAGTTATTCCGGCATACAATGAAGCCGGTGTTCTGTCAGAAACAATTGAGCGCAATATCAAAGCATTGAACAGACTGCAATTCTTGTTGGTCCCAGCAGCGGGGTCTACGGATGAAACTGTAGAAATTGCACATCAGTTCCAGGCCAACTATCCTGATCGCATCCGTGTATTTGAGGGGACAACTGGATCCAAGGCGGGTGATTTAAATCGTGCATGGAACAGAATTGACACTCCATTTGTGCTTCTGTTGGATGCTGATGAGGTTACAGATATGGTATTTGTTTCACGGGCACTTCGAACTCTAAAAGAGTCTCCAGATGTAGGCATTGTCCAAGCCCGCAAGGTACCCCGTCAGCTAGATAACTGGATGGCTCGATTCGTTGCGGCAGAGCGTCGAGTTCAGACATGGATAAGTCACCAATTTATTCACGATGTGTGCGCAGCGAGCCATTTTGCGGGGTCAGGAGCAGTACTCAGACATAAGGTCCCAAATGAAATAGATGGCTGGTCGCCACAAGCTCTGACTGAGGATATTGATTTTACTATACGGTTATACTTACAGACTGACTGGCAGATTAGTTACAACTCGCGGCTAGCCGTGTATACTCTTCCACCTGCAACGATCTCCAATTTGATTCGACAGCGTCGGCGGTGGACACGCGGCTGGGTAGAAGTAACGTGGCGTTACACACGTAATCTCATTCATTCACGACAGACCCTCGGATGGCGGAAAACGGCCGGTCTTCTTTGGGAACTATTTTCAACTATCAGTGCACCACTTTATTTGGTTTCGATAGCAATTACAATATTCATATTTGGCGAATTAGGACAGTCTTTTCCCCTATTGTTCGTAGTTTCACTTGCAGTATTTTTATTGCCTGCACGGGGCATTATTTTTTCATACACAGCAAAGAACGACATAATAAAATCCGTAGATGGAATCCAGATTGTAGCAGTGTTCTTCTTCGCGTATCTCTGGATGCTTTTTATATGGCTAATACAGCTTCATGTTCTCTATCTTCAAATATCAGGAACTCCAAAAAAATGGGAGGTGACACAGAAACAAATATATGAAAATAATTCTGCTCATAATCTTTGGTCTGATTGA
- a CDS encoding ATP-binding protein yields MSDLGDFTEFDADDSESSTPADGATGDEDGAAADEDEAFEEMDIEPSGRDRGIGVLSASEGLAICEDERETCLRAYVTVGNRSDVRIGKYLLVPYPDGERLFCRISALEYAQEFRADDATEIHARRAMRSGGIDEQDFKFMATLEPVAVLYGTGDDMKRRMTDRVPKPETVVRQATDKSEIKTGLKIPEDGVFLGHLSVGGEKVQTAAEPPTIDYRLKDDYEAGDPLVFRHTLVAGGTGSGKTHGSKNILRQYLAEDRTYPIEGEDRDVSPCLVMFDPQDEYAQMHDDGDLPEEFQRRCEREGIACGGHEDTTAFVPKVSGSSYAASHHRAEQVEFTIPFSMVYSNPWLIAGSQLNDNQYSALHYLLDRFEKEYGEDGTYDQFTTFLDDPALKEELDESGRVHEATFDAVKRRAYGFGGVFDQDARPITDMVKQFVRSGGISVVPTYHINDSRSKTTVVLALASMLVDEKLSNSPRYDRIKETPLILGMDEAHNFLTDADNVQARKVIGKFTEAAKQGRKERLGLFLITQDPQDIADPVFKQINSTVVLNLGDEDAISAVNIPANLESKVPYMEKGQMVVYSPDNSEPVEIQGLATCVTKHGRE; encoded by the coding sequence ATGTCTGATCTCGGGGATTTCACGGAGTTCGACGCCGACGACAGCGAGTCGTCGACGCCAGCCGACGGAGCGACGGGAGACGAAGACGGGGCCGCGGCCGACGAGGACGAGGCCTTCGAGGAGATGGACATCGAGCCAAGCGGGCGCGACCGCGGGATCGGCGTCCTCTCGGCCTCGGAGGGGCTGGCGATCTGCGAGGACGAGCGCGAGACCTGCCTGCGGGCGTACGTCACCGTCGGCAACCGCTCGGACGTGCGCATCGGCAAGTACCTGCTCGTCCCCTATCCGGACGGTGAGCGACTGTTCTGTCGGATCTCGGCGCTGGAGTACGCCCAGGAGTTCCGCGCCGACGACGCGACCGAGATCCACGCGCGCCGCGCCATGCGCTCGGGTGGGATCGACGAGCAGGACTTCAAGTTCATGGCGACGCTGGAGCCCGTCGCCGTCCTCTATGGGACGGGCGACGACATGAAGCGCCGGATGACCGACCGCGTGCCAAAGCCCGAGACAGTCGTCCGCCAGGCCACCGACAAGAGCGAGATCAAGACCGGGCTGAAGATCCCCGAGGACGGCGTCTTCCTCGGGCATCTCTCGGTCGGCGGCGAGAAGGTCCAGACGGCCGCCGAGCCGCCGACGATCGACTACCGGCTAAAAGACGACTACGAAGCGGGCGATCCGCTGGTCTTCCGGCACACGCTCGTGGCCGGCGGCACCGGGTCGGGCAAGACCCACGGCTCGAAGAACATCCTCCGGCAGTACCTCGCCGAGGACCGAACGTATCCCATCGAGGGAGAGGACCGCGACGTGTCTCCCTGTCTGGTCATGTTCGACCCACAGGACGAGTACGCTCAGATGCACGACGACGGCGACCTCCCCGAGGAGTTCCAGCGCCGCTGTGAGCGCGAGGGGATCGCCTGTGGCGGCCACGAGGACACGACGGCGTTCGTCCCGAAGGTGTCGGGTTCGAGCTACGCCGCGAGCCACCACCGCGCCGAGCAGGTCGAGTTCACCATCCCCTTCTCGATGGTCTACTCGAACCCGTGGCTGATCGCCGGCAGCCAGCTCAACGACAATCAGTACAGCGCCCTCCACTACCTGCTCGACCGGTTCGAGAAGGAGTACGGCGAGGACGGGACCTACGACCAGTTCACGACGTTCCTCGACGACCCCGCGCTCAAGGAGGAACTCGACGAGTCCGGCCGCGTCCACGAGGCGACCTTCGACGCCGTCAAGCGCCGGGCCTACGGCTTCGGCGGCGTCTTCGATCAGGACGCCCGGCCGATCACCGACATGGTCAAACAGTTCGTCCGCTCGGGCGGGATCAGCGTGGTCCCGACCTACCACATCAACGACTCCCGCTCGAAGACGACGGTCGTGCTGGCGCTGGCCTCGATGCTCGTCGACGAGAAGCTCTCGAACAGCCCGCGCTACGACCGCATCAAGGAGACGCCGCTCATCCTCGGGATGGACGAGGCCCACAACTTCCTGACCGACGCCGACAACGTCCAGGCCCGGAAGGTCATCGGGAAGTTCACCGAGGCCGCGAAACAGGGCCGCAAGGAGCGCCTCGGGCTCTTCCTCATCACGCAGGACCCCCAGGACATCGCTGATCCCGTCTTCAAACAGATCAACAGCACCGTCGTCCTCAATCTGGGCGACGAGGACGCCATCTCCGCGGTCAACATCCCCGCGAACCTGGAGTCGAAGGTCCCCTACATGGAGAAAGGCCAGATGGTGGTGTACTCGCCGGACAACTCCGAGCCCGTCGAGATCCAGGGACTCGCGACCTGCGTGACCAAGCACGGGCGAGAGTGA
- a CDS encoding universal stress protein translates to MGKRILVPVDGSEQAETAFEFAIDEFPDATIVLLNVINPAEAGYSAQASMPSFSEEWYEQQQSAAQELFDDLIADAGIGDREVERAVEVGRPTTAIVDYADDNDIDQIVMGSHGRSGVSRIVLGSVAETVVRRADVPVTVAR, encoded by the coding sequence ATGGGCAAGCGAATTCTGGTCCCGGTCGACGGCTCAGAGCAGGCGGAGACGGCTTTCGAGTTCGCGATCGACGAATTTCCGGACGCGACGATCGTCCTGCTGAACGTCATCAATCCGGCCGAAGCCGGTTACAGCGCACAGGCCTCGATGCCCTCCTTTTCCGAGGAGTGGTACGAACAGCAACAGAGCGCCGCACAGGAGTTGTTCGACGATCTGATCGCCGACGCCGGTATCGGCGACCGCGAGGTCGAACGGGCCGTCGAGGTCGGGCGGCCGACCACGGCGATCGTCGACTACGCCGACGACAACGACATCGACCAGATCGTCATGGGGAGTCACGGCCGCTCGGGCGTCTCCCGGATCGTCCTGGGCAGCGTCGCCGAGACGGTCGTCCGACGGGCGGACGTGCCCGTGACCGTCGCGCGGTAG
- a CDS encoding universal stress protein, with protein MTLLVPFDGSALARAALERAVEFSEYTGQDVVALSVIPDDADYAVERGWIDEGESYDPAAVADRFERQVTEIAPAATFRVERPADVSSMADVTTDVVRTIREVSHDIEASIVFIGSENAGRVSTPVCSVGAPISEDPTYDVHIVRHAG; from the coding sequence ATGACGCTGCTCGTTCCCTTCGACGGGTCGGCGCTCGCACGAGCCGCCCTCGAACGCGCCGTGGAGTTCTCTGAGTACACCGGGCAAGACGTGGTCGCGCTCTCGGTGATCCCCGACGACGCCGACTACGCGGTCGAGCGGGGCTGGATCGACGAGGGCGAATCGTACGATCCAGCGGCCGTCGCCGACCGGTTCGAGCGGCAGGTGACAGAGATCGCGCCCGCGGCCACCTTCCGCGTCGAGCGGCCCGCGGACGTGAGTTCGATGGCGGACGTGACCACCGACGTGGTGCGGACGATCCGGGAAGTGTCCCACGATATCGAGGCTTCTATCGTGTTCATCGGCAGCGAGAACGCCGGGCGCGTGTCGACGCCGGTCTGTAGCGTCGGCGCGCCGATCTCGGAAGATCCCACCTACGACGTACACATCGTGCGCCACGCGGGGTGA
- a CDS encoding KaiC domain-containing protein → MSEDDDDWFESAVDESDDDGESEPADSDSPFEADTDSDSPFEADTDSDSPFDRDDSPDEAVGNGPFDGGTDEAGPFDEDDDGSLFDDDFESAFASAGDPGDDSEGFEDDDFESEIPRIDLGIDGLDQMIQGGIPERHLIVTIGSAGTGKTTFGLQFLHHGLQQGDNAVFITLEQSREAIIATAEERGWEFEHYEETGQLAIVDLDPVEMANSLDNIRGELPALIEEFDADRLVLDSVSLLEMMYDDQAKRRTEVFDFTRSLKNAGVTTMLTSEASEDNPYASRHGIIEYLTDAVFVLQYVRTETRETRLAVEIQKIRNANHSRETKPYEITMEGISVYQQANIF, encoded by the coding sequence ATGAGTGAAGACGACGACGACTGGTTCGAGAGCGCCGTCGACGAGTCCGACGACGACGGCGAGTCAGAACCCGCCGACAGCGACAGCCCCTTCGAAGCAGACACCGACAGCGACAGCCCCTTCGAAGCAGACACCGACAGCGACAGCCCCTTCGACCGGGACGACTCCCCGGACGAAGCGGTCGGGAACGGTCCCTTCGACGGCGGTACCGACGAGGCGGGTCCCTTCGATGAAGACGACGACGGTTCGCTGTTCGACGACGACTTCGAGTCGGCGTTCGCCTCGGCCGGCGACCCGGGCGACGACTCCGAGGGGTTCGAGGACGATGACTTCGAGTCCGAGATCCCGCGGATCGACCTCGGCATCGACGGCCTCGACCAGATGATCCAGGGAGGCATCCCCGAACGCCACCTCATCGTCACCATCGGCTCTGCCGGGACCGGGAAGACCACCTTCGGCCTCCAGTTTCTCCACCACGGCCTCCAACAGGGCGACAACGCCGTGTTCATCACGCTCGAACAGAGCCGTGAAGCCATCATCGCCACCGCCGAGGAGCGGGGCTGGGAGTTCGAACACTACGAGGAGACGGGCCAGCTGGCCATCGTCGACCTCGACCCGGTCGAGATGGCCAACAGCCTCGACAACATCCGGGGCGAACTCCCGGCGCTGATCGAGGAGTTCGACGCCGACCGACTCGTGCTCGACTCGGTGTCCTTGCTGGAGATGATGTACGACGACCAGGCCAAGCGCCGGACGGAAGTGTTCGACTTCACCCGCTCGCTGAAAAACGCCGGGGTCACGACGATGCTCACCTCCGAGGCCAGCGAGGACAACCCCTACGCCTCGCGCCACGGCATCATCGAGTACCTGACCGACGCCGTCTTCGTCCTCCAGTACGTCCGCACCGAAACCCGTGAGACCCGCCTCGCCGTCGAGATCCAGAAGATCCGCAACGCCAACCACTCCCGCGAGACCAAGCCCTACGAGATCACGATGGAGGGCATCAGCGTCTACCAGCAGGCCAATATTTTCTAA
- a CDS encoding NAD(+)/NADH kinase encodes MKVGIVAQRSNRRATALATRLFERLHDGETTVVFDETTAAALSADESRWLDGQTATPTGRGVDQMDGCDLVVSIGGDGTFLFAARGAGSTPILGVNLGEVGFLNAVAPDEAVETVVEEVRRIRETGSARTRTVPRLRATGDDWTLPPALNEIVIQGSQRGHGGGAGFEVRVDGSLYTSGHADGVLVATPTGSTAYNLSEDGPLVHPGVDGLVVTEMAGEEAMPPLVVDDSSEITVRIESGAESVVVSDGRVREAVAPPSQVTVARASESVKIAGPQRDFFAALGKLA; translated from the coding sequence ATGAAGGTCGGGATCGTCGCCCAGCGATCGAACCGACGGGCGACTGCGCTCGCGACGCGGCTGTTCGAACGACTGCACGACGGGGAGACGACGGTCGTCTTCGACGAGACGACGGCGGCCGCCCTGTCGGCCGACGAGAGCCGCTGGCTGGACGGGCAGACGGCGACGCCGACGGGCCGTGGCGTCGACCAGATGGACGGCTGTGATCTGGTGGTCAGCATCGGCGGCGACGGCACTTTCCTGTTTGCCGCACGGGGGGCCGGATCGACGCCGATCCTGGGCGTCAACCTCGGTGAGGTCGGCTTTCTGAACGCGGTCGCTCCCGACGAGGCGGTCGAGACCGTCGTCGAGGAGGTCCGCCGGATCCGTGAAACCGGGAGTGCGCGGACGCGCACGGTACCTCGGCTTCGGGCCACCGGTGACGACTGGACGCTCCCGCCGGCCCTCAACGAGATCGTGATACAGGGATCACAGCGCGGTCACGGCGGCGGCGCGGGGTTCGAGGTTCGCGTGGACGGGTCGCTGTACACGAGCGGTCACGCGGACGGCGTGCTCGTCGCGACGCCGACGGGCTCGACGGCGTACAACCTCAGCGAGGACGGACCGCTGGTCCATCCCGGCGTCGACGGGCTCGTCGTCACCGAGATGGCGGGCGAGGAAGCGATGCCACCGCTGGTCGTCGACGACAGCAGCGAGATTACAGTCCGTATCGAAAGCGGTGCCGAGAGCGTCGTCGTCAGCGACGGCCGAGTGAGAGAGGCCGTCGCGCCACCGTCACAGGTGACTGTCGCTCGCGCGAGCGAGTCGGTCAAGATCGCCGGGCCACAGCGTGACTTCTTCGCCGCGCTCGGGAAGTTGGCCTAG
- a CDS encoding response regulator: MSESTDDATVLVVDDEKEVADVYALRLRDEFDTETAYGGEAALDAIGDGEDIDVVLLDRRMPGVSGDEVLQTIRERGVDCRVIMITAVDPDFEIIDMAFDDYLCKPIEKDDLVAAIEQQLTARRYDDQLTQYLEATSKLALLEAEKTAQTLDDNEDVAQLRDRIEALKDEMDDTLGEFDDIERAFKEIGRHPG, encoded by the coding sequence GTGTCAGAGTCAACTGACGATGCCACCGTCCTCGTCGTCGACGACGAGAAAGAGGTCGCCGACGTGTACGCGCTGCGGCTGCGTGACGAGTTCGACACGGAGACGGCCTACGGCGGCGAGGCGGCACTGGACGCCATCGGGGATGGTGAGGACATCGACGTGGTGTTGCTCGACCGGCGGATGCCGGGAGTCTCTGGTGACGAGGTCCTCCAGACCATCAGGGAACGCGGCGTCGACTGTCGAGTGATCATGATCACGGCGGTCGATCCGGACTTCGAGATCATCGACATGGCCTTCGACGACTACCTCTGTAAGCCGATCGAGAAAGACGACCTCGTCGCCGCGATCGAACAGCAGCTCACGGCGCGACGGTACGACGACCAGTTGACCCAGTATCTCGAAGCGACCTCGAAGCTCGCCCTGCTCGAAGCCGAGAAGACCGCACAGACGCTCGACGACAACGAAGACGTGGCCCAGCTACGAGACCGCATCGAAGCGCTGAAAGACGAGATGGACGACACGCTCGGCGAGTTCGACGACATCGAGCGGGCGTTCAAAGAGATCGGCCGTCATCCGGGCTGA
- a CDS encoding TetR/AcrR family transcriptional regulator, protein MAPETPFPGDPDDSREAIMRATYCALKQYGYAGLSIQRIADEADLSKSTFYHHYDDKHDLLTSFVDFILAEFTRVFSLEAGDGPEANLRTFVRLILDPTTAEKVSEESPASTVLGTYVELRAQAVQDETIREKFTEVDRSFEDQIAEIVENGVASGVFRDVDPEQTATFVSTLVAGQTFRQSTRDDDPSEAVLAAFDDYVRESLLRDDA, encoded by the coding sequence ATGGCTCCAGAGACGCCCTTCCCGGGCGACCCCGACGACTCGCGGGAGGCGATCATGCGTGCGACGTACTGTGCGCTGAAGCAGTACGGCTACGCCGGGCTCTCGATCCAGCGGATCGCCGACGAGGCGGATCTGAGCAAGTCGACGTTCTACCACCACTACGACGACAAACACGATCTGTTGACCTCGTTCGTCGACTTCATCCTCGCGGAGTTCACCCGCGTGTTCTCACTGGAGGCCGGCGACGGTCCGGAAGCGAACCTCCGGACGTTCGTTCGTCTCATTCTCGACCCGACGACCGCCGAGAAGGTCTCCGAGGAATCGCCCGCGTCGACAGTGCTGGGCACCTACGTCGAACTGCGCGCACAGGCCGTCCAGGACGAGACGATCCGCGAGAAGTTCACCGAGGTCGACCGCAGCTTCGAGGACCAGATCGCGGAGATCGTCGAAAACGGCGTCGCGTCCGGCGTGTTCAGGGACGTGGACCCGGAACAGACCGCGACGTTCGTCTCGACGCTCGTCGCCGGACAGACGTTCCGACAGTCGACCAGAGACGACGACCCCTCGGAGGCAGTGCTGGCTGCCTTCGACGACTACGTACGGGAATCGCTGCTCCGAGACGACGCCTGA
- a CDS encoding COG1361 S-layer family protein: MADDTLAPGEESTLDVVLVNSGDLDSGSARNPALNSEVTTARGTTVSVDNGNAPLTVETGEQAVGSLPEGSTREPLPFKVSVPDDAEPGTYDVQVTVEYDYYSYVSEASGSRDRESESRTYDVQVKIEESARLDVTDVDTTTRVDGTGTVELTVENNGSATARDATLSLASPSADLTLGQSASAERYVEQWEPDEQRTFTYRLSAAQTAESEPYPFTLTADYELGSGESRTSQPVTVEVTPEPEQEFTVSSIDSTVPVGDSGDYTVTLRNDGSETLTDASVQLTSQNADITFGQSNSASQYVEEWEPGAERTLTFDARAGDDAERRNYTVDATVEYDRPDDSATHRQDVSLSLRPVAEQTFAVDTVDADLEVGDDGTLSAELTNTGPRTAEDVVVVWASEQRNVDPIETEYSIGNLDAGESASFDFDVDISDSARSGPRQFTLQTRYTNDDDEQRTGDSMNVRADVAPERDEFDVAIRSANVSAGDGTELTVEITNAKNQTLSDIKAKIFADSPISANDDEAFVDELSPGESREITFSISAGSSALSKPYPVSMDFQYDEADGDTVTSDTYNIPVEVEESSGGSSPLVLIGVVVVLIVAAVGGYVRFR; the protein is encoded by the coding sequence GTGGCCGACGACACCCTCGCACCCGGCGAGGAGTCGACGCTGGACGTCGTCCTCGTCAACAGCGGCGACCTCGACTCGGGGTCGGCGCGAAACCCCGCGCTCAACAGCGAGGTGACGACCGCTCGCGGAACGACCGTCAGCGTCGACAACGGAAACGCTCCGCTGACCGTCGAGACGGGTGAGCAGGCCGTCGGGTCGCTTCCGGAGGGATCGACGCGCGAGCCGCTCCCGTTCAAAGTCTCCGTTCCGGACGACGCCGAACCCGGAACCTACGACGTGCAGGTCACCGTCGAGTACGACTACTACAGCTACGTCTCGGAGGCGTCGGGTTCGCGGGACCGCGAGTCCGAGAGCCGGACCTACGACGTGCAGGTGAAAATCGAGGAGTCGGCCCGACTCGACGTCACCGACGTAGACACGACGACGCGGGTCGACGGGACCGGCACCGTCGAACTCACCGTCGAAAACAACGGGTCGGCGACGGCCCGAGACGCGACCCTCTCGCTGGCTTCCCCCAGCGCCGACCTGACGCTCGGCCAGTCCGCGAGCGCAGAACGATACGTCGAACAGTGGGAACCCGACGAACAGCGGACCTTCACCTACCGGCTGAGTGCCGCCCAGACCGCCGAGTCCGAACCGTACCCGTTCACGCTGACGGCGGACTACGAACTCGGGAGCGGCGAGTCACGCACGAGCCAGCCGGTCACCGTCGAAGTGACCCCGGAGCCAGAACAGGAGTTCACCGTCAGCTCGATCGACAGCACCGTTCCGGTCGGTGACAGCGGTGACTACACCGTCACGCTTCGCAACGACGGATCGGAGACGCTCACGGACGCCTCGGTCCAGCTGACCTCACAGAACGCAGACATCACGTTCGGCCAGTCGAACAGCGCCAGCCAGTACGTCGAGGAGTGGGAACCGGGCGCAGAACGGACTCTCACCTTCGACGCTCGGGCCGGTGACGATGCCGAGCGGCGCAACTACACGGTCGACGCGACGGTCGAGTACGATCGACCGGACGACTCCGCCACCCATCGACAGGACGTGTCCCTCTCGCTGCGGCCGGTCGCCGAGCAGACCTTCGCCGTCGACACCGTCGACGCGGACCTGGAAGTCGGTGACGACGGGACGCTGTCGGCCGAGTTGACCAACACCGGCCCCCGCACCGCCGAAGACGTCGTCGTGGTGTGGGCCAGCGAGCAGCGCAACGTCGATCCGATCGAAACGGAGTACTCGATCGGGAACCTCGACGCGGGCGAGTCCGCGTCGTTCGACTTCGACGTGGACATCAGCGACAGCGCGCGCAGCGGCCCCCGACAGTTCACGCTCCAGACGCGCTACACCAACGACGACGACGAACAGCGCACCGGTGACTCGATGAACGTCCGTGCCGACGTCGCGCCAGAGCGCGACGAGTTCGACGTAGCCATCCGGAGTGCAAACGTCTCTGCCGGCGACGGGACGGAGCTCACCGTCGAGATCACGAACGCCAAGAACCAGACGCTCAGCGACATCAAGGCCAAGATCTTCGCCGACTCGCCGATCTCGGCCAACGACGACGAGGCGTTCGTGGACGAACTCTCACCGGGCGAGTCCCGGGAGATCACCTTCTCGATCAGCGCGGGCAGCAGTGCGCTCTCGAAGCCCTATCCCGTCTCGATGGACTTCCAGTACGACGAAGCCGACGGTGACACGGTCACCTCGGACACGTACAACATCCCGGTCGAGGTCGAAGAGTCGAGCGGCGGCAGTTCACCGCTCGTGTTGATCGGTGTGGTGGTCGTCCTGATCGTCGCTGCCGTGGGCGGCTACGTTCGGTTCCGATAG